A genomic window from Chitinophagaceae bacterium includes:
- a CDS encoding CotH kinase family protein, with amino-acid sequence MKIKFMSLVFLVITTLHASAQTYYTVVNEVIPDNGTVVTFDLAVSGLPNVIDTTFGLESVCFNITHTWDSDLQIKLISPDGTTVLLISGVGGDGDNFIYTCLNDFSPNPVGGGSAPFTGMYAAMGDLGLINNGQNPNGTWKLQCNDTYPQDEGTLHNFQITFGDNPAIPFIFTESNLPLILINTNGQEIFSEPKVAAEMKIIDHGPGILNHPTDTDYAYVGKIMTELQGFTGPYYPKKNYDFDLVDIDSLEIDTVLLGLPSENDFILKAEYLDFSLMKNTITYEMSRRMGRYAPRTMFCEVMLNGEYIGVYTLTEKIKRDENRVDIADLKPEDIAGDELTGGYIIEINENGYPNDWNSLYLPINYSTCQLPVAYKMVEPQIEDIQPEQFDYIHAYVDSFENALHGNLFLDSVNGYRKFISVKSFIDFMIVNEFSANYDSYGRSTFLYKEKITNGGQLNIGPPWDYDRAFAPGTEQGWVWEITHPYWPFPFWWSKFREDPEWVNEVYCRYTSLREAIIKDEAFFEIIDSLQTLLEQPAERNFKKWAELGVTNPPYFVDELKNFITNRFAWLDDAVAIDYVAAPNATFTTEQIAPAGFKFIPAITSADFSWSFGDGTFSTEQIPVHVYANTGSYTVTLTVNQYYGCTAMYDTIINVNVFTGIDQQVKNNFKTFPSPFSNQLNIQLPFANQEVEILLINSLGEIVLKQKLSGAQPINLLTDNLSAGIYLIKLFDGSKNYFETVIKQ; translated from the coding sequence ATGAAAATAAAATTTATGTCGCTGGTTTTTCTTGTGATCACCACGCTTCATGCATCAGCGCAAACGTATTACACAGTAGTAAATGAAGTGATTCCCGACAATGGCACTGTGGTCACTTTCGATCTTGCAGTCAGCGGATTACCGAATGTAATTGACACCACTTTCGGGCTGGAAAGTGTTTGTTTCAATATCACGCATACCTGGGATTCCGATCTCCAGATTAAACTCATCTCACCGGATGGAACAACAGTGTTGCTGATTTCCGGCGTGGGCGGTGACGGTGATAATTTTATTTATACCTGCCTGAATGATTTTTCACCGAATCCTGTCGGTGGTGGTTCAGCACCGTTTACCGGTATGTATGCCGCCATGGGCGATCTCGGATTGATCAACAATGGACAAAATCCAAACGGTACCTGGAAGCTGCAATGCAATGATACCTACCCGCAGGATGAAGGAACACTGCACAACTTTCAAATTACTTTCGGTGATAACCCTGCCATTCCATTCATCTTCACTGAATCCAACCTGCCGCTGATACTTATCAATACCAATGGACAGGAAATATTTAGTGAACCAAAAGTTGCGGCGGAAATGAAGATCATCGACCACGGTCCCGGAATCCTGAACCATCCAACAGATACCGACTATGCGTATGTTGGAAAAATAATGACGGAGCTGCAGGGCTTTACCGGTCCGTATTATCCCAAAAAAAACTATGACTTTGACCTTGTGGATATTGACAGTCTTGAAATAGATACAGTGTTGTTAGGACTTCCTTCAGAAAACGATTTTATACTAAAGGCCGAATACCTCGACTTTAGTCTGATGAAAAATACGATCACTTATGAAATGAGTAGAAGGATGGGACGCTATGCACCACGCACCATGTTTTGCGAAGTGATGCTGAATGGCGAATACATCGGCGTTTATACCTTGACAGAAAAAATAAAACGTGATGAGAACAGGGTTGATATCGCTGACTTAAAACCTGAGGACATTGCAGGCGACGAACTGACAGGTGGTTACATTATTGAAATCAATGAAAACGGATATCCAAACGACTGGAACAGCTTATACCTTCCCATCAATTATTCAACCTGCCAATTACCCGTTGCCTATAAAATGGTGGAACCACAAATTGAAGATATTCAACCGGAGCAGTTCGATTATATTCATGCTTATGTTGATAGTTTTGAAAATGCGCTGCATGGCAATTTGTTTCTCGATAGTGTAAATGGTTACCGGAAATTTATTTCCGTAAAATCATTTATTGATTTCATGATCGTAAATGAATTCAGCGCCAACTACGACAGTTACGGTCGCAGCACTTTTCTGTACAAAGAAAAAATTACGAATGGCGGACAACTGAACATCGGCCCGCCGTGGGATTACGATCGCGCCTTTGCTCCCGGAACAGAACAAGGTTGGGTTTGGGAAATCACGCATCCTTACTGGCCTTTTCCTTTTTGGTGGAGTAAATTCCGGGAAGATCCTGAATGGGTGAATGAAGTGTATTGCAGGTATACTTCTTTGCGGGAGGCAATAATAAAAGATGAAGCATTTTTTGAAATCATCGATTCACTTCAAACTTTATTGGAACAACCTGCAGAACGCAATTTTAAAAAATGGGCCGAGCTGGGTGTCACCAATCCTCCTTATTTTGTTGATGAACTTAAAAATTTTATCACCAACCGTTTTGCCTGGCTTGATGATGCGGTGGCTATTGATTATGTAGCTGCTCCTAATGCAACATTTACAACCGAACAAATAGCGCCGGCAGGATTTAAATTTATTCCTGCAATTACAAGTGCTGATTTCAGTTGGAGTTTTGGCGATGGTACATTTTCAACCGAACAGATTCCTGTGCATGTGTATGCCAACACAGGCAGCTACACTGTTACATTAACTGTTAATCAGTATTATGGATGTACAGCAATGTACGATACCATAATTAATGTAAATGTTTTTACGGGAATAGATCAGCAGGTTAAAAATAATTTCAAAACATTTCCTTCTCCATTTTCAAATCAATTAAATATTCAGTTGCCGTTTGCAAATCAAGAAGTTGAAATATTACTCATCAACAGTCTTGGTGAAATAGTATTGAAACAAAAATTATCCGGAGCACAACCAATCAACTTGCTTACAGATAATTTGTCCGCAGGCATTTACCTGATTAAACTTTTTGACGGTTCAAAAAATTATTTCGAAACAGTAATCAAACAATAG
- the pheS gene encoding phenylalanine--tRNA ligase subunit alpha, producing MATELFDKAAAILKELETDVISDAAALEQFRIRYLGSKNIIKDVFAEMKQVPNERKKEFGQVVNALKLKAEEKFQLFKEQLSSTVVAARTEAVDLSMPGNPVALGSRHPVAVIRKKVIDIFGRIGFQVAEGPEIEDEWHNFTALNIPEDHPARDMTDSFYIENPGVILRSQTSNVQIRVMETQKPPIRIIAPGRVYRNETITYKHHVIFHQLEGLYVDKNVSFADLKQTMYYFFKEFFGDDFEWRFRPSFFPFTEISAELDIRRKGTEKWMEILGCGMVHPKVLENCKIDPEVYTGYAWGMGIERLVLLKYDIPDIRMLFENDVRFLEQFEAAW from the coding sequence ATGGCAACAGAACTATTCGACAAGGCAGCAGCAATTTTGAAGGAACTGGAAACGGACGTAATTTCAGATGCGGCAGCGCTTGAACAATTCCGGATACGGTATCTCGGCAGCAAGAATATTATCAAGGATGTGTTTGCTGAGATGAAGCAGGTGCCGAATGAACGCAAGAAGGAGTTCGGGCAAGTGGTGAATGCATTGAAGCTAAAGGCCGAAGAAAAATTCCAACTTTTTAAAGAGCAGTTATCATCAACAGTAGTTGCTGCAAGAACGGAAGCTGTTGATCTTTCAATGCCGGGAAATCCTGTTGCATTGGGTTCAAGACATCCGGTTGCCGTGATTCGTAAAAAGGTGATTGATATTTTTGGCCGCATCGGTTTCCAGGTGGCGGAAGGCCCGGAGATTGAAGATGAATGGCACAACTTCACGGCATTAAATATTCCTGAAGATCATCCTGCGCGCGATATGACGGATTCATTCTACATCGAAAATCCAGGAGTTATTCTTCGTTCTCAAACCAGCAATGTGCAGATACGCGTAATGGAAACGCAAAAACCTCCGATCCGGATTATTGCACCGGGACGTGTATACCGCAATGAAACCATCACTTACAAACATCATGTAATCTTTCATCAATTGGAAGGATTATACGTTGATAAAAATGTTTCTTTCGCCGATCTGAAACAGACGATGTATTATTTCTTCAAAGAATTTTTCGGCGATGATTTCGAATGGCGTTTCCGGCCTTCCTTTTTTCCGTTCACTGAAATATCCGCTGAGTTAGATATCAGGCGGAAAGGAACTGAAAAATGGATGGAGATTCTCGGTTGTGGTATGGTGCATCCGAAAGTGCTGGAGAATTGCAAGATTGATCCGGAAGTTTATACCGGCTACGCCTGGGGAATGGGCATTGAAAGATTGGTGCTGCTCAAATATGATATTCCTGATATCCGCATGTTGTTTGAAAATGATGTGCGGTTTTTGGAACAGTTTGAGGCTGCGTGGTGA
- a CDS encoding 3-hydroxybutyryl-CoA dehydrogenase, which translates to MKTITQIHSIAVVGAGTMGAGIAQLAAQAGYETILYDVSATAVRKGITGITNNLAIAMEKKKIDSAGKESILSRILPSNNFNDLVADVVIEAIVERLEVKTTLFQQLAKLTNDRETIFCSNTSSIPITLLAKEIPYPERIAGMHFFNPAHLMKLVEVVSGEKTDAACAKTICALALKMGKQPVMTKDKPGFIVNRIGKLYHTESLKILEEHIASVETIDQLLEASGFRMGPFKLIDLIGVDANLNVTKSLYELSDHEAKFRPSVLQQQLVDDGFLGKKSGRGFYEY; encoded by the coding sequence GTGAAAACGATAACACAAATCCATTCCATCGCCGTAGTGGGTGCGGGTACGATGGGTGCCGGAATCGCGCAACTTGCAGCTCAGGCCGGTTATGAAACGATTTTATACGATGTGTCTGCAACAGCGGTCAGAAAAGGAATTACCGGAATTACGAATAACCTGGCCATTGCAATGGAGAAGAAGAAGATAGATTCGGCAGGAAAGGAAAGTATACTGTCACGCATTCTTCCTTCCAATAATTTTAACGATCTGGTTGCAGATGTAGTGATTGAAGCGATTGTGGAACGATTGGAAGTGAAGACAACGCTTTTCCAACAGTTAGCTAAGCTGACAAATGATAGAGAGACTATTTTTTGTTCCAACACCTCTTCCATTCCTATTACGCTGCTGGCTAAGGAAATTCCGTATCCGGAAAGAATAGCGGGCATGCACTTTTTCAACCCCGCGCACCTGATGAAATTAGTGGAAGTTGTTTCCGGTGAAAAAACGGATGCTGCCTGCGCGAAAACCATCTGTGCCCTCGCATTAAAAATGGGCAAGCAACCGGTGATGACGAAAGATAAGCCGGGTTTTATCGTCAACCGCATTGGCAAATTGTATCATACTGAATCTTTAAAAATTCTTGAGGAACACATTGCATCTGTTGAAACGATTGATCAATTGCTGGAAGCAAGCGGATTCAGGATGGGACCTTTCAAACTGATTGATCTGATTGGAGTGGATGCGAATCTTAATGTTACGAAGTCGTTGTATGAATTATCTGACCATGAAGCGAAGTTCAGGCCGAGCGTCTTGCAACAACAATTGGTGGATGACGGATTCCTGGGAAAAAAATCAGGCCGTGGTTTTTATGAATATTAG
- a CDS encoding PQQ-dependent sugar dehydrogenase, with amino-acid sequence MKLLVAFLPLVLMISLSCSIDTGEDNTIIYSVTLKKITGGLEAPIGMAAPDDNSGRLFVIEQRGIIKIIKNGQLIVQPFLNIENKLAKVSEGYSEKGLLGITFHPDFKNNGRLYVYYSAPTHTKGMDHKSRIASYTASSNPDVANTAEQIILEIDEPESNHNGGQICFGPDGYLYIGVGDGGGAGDKHNVNGNGQNLNSLLGKILRIDVNNSSAYKIPPDNPFVNKDGADEIFAYGFRNPWRFSFDFKTESLFCADVGQNEYEEVDLVEKGRNYGWRIMEGTHCYNPSTGCQTAGLTFPIDEYSHAEGKSVIGGYVYRGTSSPDMQGNYFFGDWTGKIFMLLKSSASNHWERRVMTVKGVEGDFYINSFGEGADKTLYVMGQPSIGTQRSGMLYQLVFE; translated from the coding sequence ATGAAATTATTGGTTGCATTTCTGCCTTTGGTTTTAATGATCTCGCTATCCTGTTCGATTGATACAGGAGAGGACAATACTATTATTTACAGTGTAACATTAAAAAAAATTACCGGTGGGCTGGAAGCACCTATAGGCATGGCAGCACCGGATGACAATAGCGGAAGATTGTTTGTAATTGAGCAACGTGGCATAATTAAAATTATTAAGAACGGTCAACTCATTGTTCAACCTTTTTTAAATATTGAAAACAAGCTTGCTAAGGTGAGCGAAGGCTATTCTGAAAAGGGATTGCTGGGCATCACTTTTCATCCGGATTTTAAAAATAACGGAAGGTTGTATGTTTATTATTCTGCACCAACCCATACAAAAGGAATGGATCACAAAAGCAGGATTGCATCGTACACAGCTTCATCGAATCCAGATGTTGCCAACACTGCTGAACAGATTATTCTTGAAATAGATGAGCCTGAATCTAATCACAACGGTGGACAAATCTGCTTTGGTCCTGATGGTTATTTATATATAGGGGTTGGCGACGGCGGCGGAGCCGGCGATAAACATAATGTGAATGGAAACGGACAAAATCTGAATTCTCTGTTAGGAAAAATCCTTCGCATTGATGTAAATAACAGCAGTGCATATAAAATTCCGCCTGATAATCCCTTTGTAAACAAGGATGGAGCTGATGAAATTTTTGCTTATGGTTTTCGCAATCCGTGGAGGTTTTCATTTGATTTTAAAACAGAAAGTTTATTCTGTGCGGATGTCGGGCAAAACGAATATGAAGAAGTTGACCTTGTTGAAAAGGGCAGGAACTATGGCTGGCGCATTATGGAGGGAACACATTGTTACAATCCGTCCACAGGTTGTCAAACAGCAGGGCTTACATTTCCCATTGATGAATATTCACATGCTGAAGGAAAGAGCGTAATTGGTGGTTATGTTTATCGCGGAACCTCATCTCCTGATATGCAGGGAAATTATTTTTTTGGCGACTGGACAGGAAAAATATTTATGCTGTTAAAGTCTTCTGCTTCCAATCACTGGGAGCGACGAGTGATGACAGTTAAAGGTGTGGAAGGTGATTTTTACATCAACAGCTTTGGTGAAGGAGCAGATAAAACTTTGTATGTAATGGGACAGCCATCCATTGGCACTCAACGATCAGGCATGTTGTATCAATTGGTGTTCGAGTAG
- a CDS encoding cupin domain-containing protein, which yields MNKIDLSGKLSLFNDHWNPRIIDELNENYIKLVKLQGDFIWHSHDHEDELFVVLKGKLLMDFRDETNESGIRTVEINEGEIIVVPKRMEHRPHSDDEVHIMLIEPKSVVNTGETENELTRKELDRI from the coding sequence ATGAATAAAATTGATCTTTCGGGGAAATTATCTTTGTTCAACGATCACTGGAATCCGCGCATTATTGATGAGTTGAATGAAAATTATATCAAGCTTGTAAAATTGCAAGGCGATTTTATCTGGCACAGTCATGACCATGAAGATGAATTATTTGTGGTTTTGAAAGGAAAGTTGCTGATGGATTTCAGGGATGAAACAAATGAATCAGGGATCAGAACAGTGGAAATTAATGAAGGTGAAATTATTGTTGTTCCGAAACGAATGGAACATCGCCCACACAGTGATGACGAAGTTCATATTATGCTGATCGAACCTAAATCTGTGGTCAATACAGGTGAAACAGAAAATGAATTGACACGAAAGGAATTAGACAGGATTTAA
- a CDS encoding phenylacetate--CoA ligase: protein MYFNQYIETLPLPQLRSLQSERLIRLLHYVNQQVPFYRKQWQDANIQLSSIRSIEDLHKLPFTRKTDLRDHYPFGLFAVPMKEVVRIHCSSGTTGKPTVVGYTRNDVELFAEVNARSLVAAGARPGMKLQNAYGYGLFTGGLGLHYGGEKLGMAVIPVSGGMTDRQILLLRDFQPEVMCCTPSYALALAEEIRNRGIGQQALKLKYMLLGAEPWTETIREEIQQSLNVIATNIYGLSEIIGPGVSQEDFEERGSGSYVWEDHFFPEIVHPDSGEPVPEGELGVLVFTTLTKEALPLIRYWTNDITNLYYDKSSKRSHIKMGPIRGRADDMLIIRGVNLFPTQVEEVLLGMVELAPHYQMVVSRTGAMDEVEVMVELEEQIYRENNFQRIEEHMESDFVRELTYRLSKKIKDTIGLTMKVSIQNYNRLPRSEGGKLNRIKDLRKT from the coding sequence ATGTATTTTAATCAATACATAGAGACACTTCCACTTCCGCAACTACGATCCCTGCAATCTGAGCGGTTAATCCGTTTGTTGCATTACGTGAATCAACAAGTGCCTTTTTACAGGAAGCAATGGCAGGATGCAAATATTCAACTGTCCTCCATCAGATCGATAGAGGATTTGCACAAGCTTCCCTTTACCAGAAAAACTGATTTGCGTGACCATTATCCATTTGGATTGTTTGCCGTGCCGATGAAGGAAGTGGTGAGAATTCATTGTTCAAGCGGTACCACCGGCAAACCTACAGTAGTTGGCTACACCAGAAACGATGTGGAATTGTTTGCGGAGGTGAATGCACGGTCGTTAGTTGCAGCGGGAGCGAGACCCGGAATGAAACTTCAAAATGCTTATGGTTATGGTTTATTCACGGGCGGACTTGGACTGCATTACGGAGGAGAAAAGTTAGGCATGGCAGTGATTCCGGTTTCCGGTGGTATGACTGACAGGCAGATTTTGTTGCTCCGCGATTTTCAACCTGAAGTAATGTGTTGTACGCCTTCCTATGCACTTGCCCTGGCAGAAGAAATCAGGAATCGGGGCATTGGTCAGCAGGCGCTGAAGCTGAAATATATGCTGCTTGGCGCGGAACCCTGGACGGAAACCATCCGCGAAGAGATTCAACAATCACTCAACGTGATTGCCACCAATATTTATGGATTAAGTGAGATCATTGGTCCGGGCGTTTCGCAGGAAGATTTTGAAGAACGCGGTAGTGGAAGTTATGTTTGGGAAGATCACTTTTTTCCGGAGATCGTTCATCCGGATTCAGGTGAACCTGTACCGGAAGGCGAATTAGGTGTGCTTGTTTTTACAACGCTCACAAAAGAAGCATTGCCCCTGATACGCTACTGGACGAATGATATCACCAATTTGTATTACGATAAAAGCAGTAAGCGGTCGCACATTAAAATGGGACCTATCCGCGGCCGTGCTGATGACATGCTGATTATCCGCGGCGTGAATTTATTTCCTACGCAAGTGGAAGAAGTTTTGCTGGGCATGGTTGAATTGGCACCACACTATCAAATGGTGGTTTCAAGAACAGGCGCGATGGATGAGGTGGAAGTGATGGTAGAATTGGAAGAGCAAATCTACCGGGAAAATAATTTTCAACGCATTGAAGAACATATGGAATCGGATTTTGTGCGTGAGCTTACATACCGGCTTTCTAAAAAAATAAAGGATACGATTGGTCTCACCATGAAAGTGAGCATTCAGAATTACAACAGGTTGCCAAGGAGTGAAGGGGGTAAATTAAACCGGATAAAGGATTTGAGAAAAACTTAA
- a CDS encoding S8 family peptidase has product MLVRKICVMLLALILNVNTQAQSPPKNWFQLDPVTDGYFGVSSDKAYDELLKGRTGQPVIVAVIDGGTDINHEDLKANIWTNVNEIPANGIDDDKNGYIDDIHGWNFIGGKTGNVQYDTFELTRLYKMLNDRFGSKNSAAITTAERADYNRYLGIKNDFERLSKEPVYNYQFYKSVKQAITNLLADLGNENPTLEELQAYQPTGDTLMIAQQMLISIMKEGNSVAEIMEELKSEANDVATDALYHYNPDFDPRSIVGDNYGDDTERYYGNADVKGPDATHGTHVAGIIGADRTNAIGINGVADHARLMILRAVPDGDERDKDVANSIRYAADNGAKVINMSFGKAYGYDKKAVDDAVKYAASKDVLLVHASGNDAISNDKNARFPSDQFTDGTTAPNWLEVGASSYGNNVASFSNYGKKNVDVFAPGVAIYATVPGDKYRNLQGTSMASPVAAGVATMLRSYFPQLTAPQVKEIIKQSVVKMEKKVDLPVLPDDKPKMVKLKKISASGGVVNAYNAVQLAIKETSK; this is encoded by the coding sequence ATGCTGGTCAGAAAAATCTGTGTAATGCTTCTTGCGCTTATTTTGAACGTGAATACGCAGGCACAGTCGCCTCCGAAAAACTGGTTTCAACTTGATCCTGTGACAGATGGTTATTTTGGAGTAAGCAGCGATAAAGCGTATGATGAATTGTTAAAAGGCAGAACAGGTCAACCGGTGATTGTTGCCGTTATCGATGGCGGAACAGATATTAATCACGAAGACCTGAAAGCCAACATCTGGACCAACGTAAATGAAATTCCCGCAAACGGTATTGATGATGATAAGAATGGATACATTGATGATATACACGGCTGGAATTTTATTGGTGGCAAAACAGGGAATGTACAATACGATACTTTTGAACTCACACGTCTCTATAAAATGCTGAATGACCGGTTCGGCAGCAAAAATTCCGCAGCAATTACTACGGCAGAACGCGCAGACTACAATCGATACCTCGGTATTAAAAATGATTTTGAAAGACTGTCAAAAGAACCTGTATACAATTATCAATTTTACAAAAGCGTAAAGCAGGCTATCACCAACCTGCTTGCAGATTTGGGTAATGAGAATCCAACATTGGAGGAGTTACAAGCTTATCAGCCAACCGGCGACACATTGATGATTGCACAACAAATGCTGATTTCTATAATGAAAGAAGGCAACTCTGTAGCTGAAATAATGGAGGAATTGAAATCAGAAGCAAATGACGTAGCCACTGACGCGCTCTACCATTACAATCCGGATTTTGATCCACGCAGCATCGTGGGCGATAATTATGGAGATGATACGGAACGGTATTATGGAAATGCTGATGTAAAGGGCCCCGATGCCACGCATGGAACACATGTGGCAGGAATAATTGGCGCTGACCGTACCAATGCCATTGGCATAAATGGTGTTGCTGACCATGCGCGACTCATGATTTTGCGGGCTGTGCCGGATGGAGATGAACGCGACAAGGATGTTGCCAACAGCATCCGCTATGCGGCAGATAATGGCGCGAAAGTGATCAACATGAGCTTTGGCAAAGCGTACGGCTATGATAAAAAAGCTGTTGATGATGCTGTAAAATATGCTGCTTCCAAAGATGTTTTACTCGTGCATGCCTCAGGAAACGATGCGATCAGCAATGATAAAAATGCGCGTTTTCCAAGTGATCAGTTTACAGATGGAACCACCGCACCAAACTGGCTGGAAGTCGGAGCATCATCTTATGGTAATAACGTGGCTTCTTTTTCCAATTATGGTAAGAAAAATGTGGATGTGTTTGCACCCGGCGTGGCCATTTATGCGACAGTGCCCGGAGACAAGTATCGCAACCTTCAAGGCACCAGCATGGCATCGCCGGTAGCTGCCGGCGTGGCAACAATGCTTCGTTCCTACTTTCCACAACTTACTGCACCACAGGTAAAGGAAATAATAAAACAGTCAGTTGTGAAGATGGAGAAGAAAGTGGATCTGCCTGTATTACCTGATGATAAACCCAAAATGGTGAAGCTGAAAAAAATAAGCGCTTCCGGCGGAGTAGTGAATGCATACAACGCGGTTCAACTGGCGATTAAGGAAACCTCAAAATAG
- a CDS encoding GIY-YIG nuclease family protein, giving the protein MYSILDIETTGNHAQRHHITEIAILNFDGEKITDRYITFVRPDSFIPFFISQLTGITNEMVDDAPSFSSIADEIEFFTRDRTLIAHNAHFDYTFLKQAFQREGKIFQRKTLCTLRLSRKIVPGLKSYALDYLCRFLKITQRSVHRAESDAEAALEVFSYLQRTDKEGVIEGFLKKKTAEFNFPPNLPKDAVTTLPETAGVYYFLDAHGKVLYVGKAKHLKKRVQSHFSGTSSTRSSTRLMNQIHRINYRLCGNELVAMLLESAEIKKHFPPFNAAQKITDGNYGLYCYEDGKGYQRFGIRKLKSLDRPVASFASLEAARSFLLEKLREFKLCPKLCGLQRSNDACYDHASGICDGACCGKVSAAAYNLRINETLMMIKSDRKSYALIGAGRSSDECSVIVMEDGKYLGFGFLGRKKTPQNFYTAKESIEHYKDNREVQGIIQTYMRKYSDYKIITAS; this is encoded by the coding sequence ATGTATTCCATACTAGACATAGAAACTACCGGTAATCATGCACAACGTCACCACATCACGGAGATTGCCATACTGAATTTCGATGGAGAAAAAATCACTGACCGGTACATCACATTTGTGCGTCCTGATTCTTTCATCCCCTTTTTTATCAGCCAGTTAACAGGAATCACCAACGAGATGGTTGATGATGCTCCATCGTTTTCATCCATTGCAGATGAAATTGAATTCTTCACACGCGACCGTACTTTAATTGCGCACAATGCTCATTTCGACTACACTTTTCTGAAGCAGGCATTTCAACGTGAAGGAAAAATATTTCAACGAAAAACATTGTGCACGCTGCGCCTTAGCAGGAAGATTGTTCCCGGATTAAAATCTTACGCGCTGGATTATTTGTGCCGCTTCTTGAAGATTACGCAACGGTCTGTTCACCGTGCAGAAAGTGATGCTGAGGCAGCATTGGAAGTATTCAGTTATTTACAGCGCACAGATAAAGAAGGTGTGATTGAAGGATTTCTGAAAAAAAAGACGGCTGAATTTAATTTTCCTCCTAATCTCCCGAAGGATGCAGTAACAACATTACCGGAAACAGCGGGTGTATATTATTTCCTGGATGCGCATGGAAAAGTGTTGTATGTCGGGAAAGCAAAGCATTTAAAGAAAAGAGTGCAGAGTCATTTTTCGGGCACTTCGTCCACACGATCCAGTACGCGCCTGATGAACCAGATTCACCGCATCAATTACCGGCTCTGTGGCAACGAACTCGTGGCCATGCTGCTCGAATCCGCCGAGATCAAAAAACATTTTCCACCTTTTAACGCGGCGCAAAAAATTACAGACGGCAACTATGGTTTGTATTGTTATGAAGACGGAAAAGGATATCAACGTTTCGGCATCAGAAAATTAAAATCGCTTGATCGTCCGGTAGCCTCTTTTGCTTCACTGGAAGCCGCGCGTAGTTTCCTCTTGGAAAAATTACGTGAATTCAAATTGTGTCCGAAGTTGTGCGGACTACAACGTTCAAATGATGCCTGTTACGATCATGCTTCCGGCATTTGCGATGGTGCATGTTGTGGTAAAGTGAGCGCTGCTGCCTATAATCTCCGGATAAATGAAACGCTGATGATGATTAAATCAGACCGCAAAAGTTATGCGCTTATTGGTGCCGGAAGATCTTCAGATGAATGTAGTGTGATTGTGATGGAAGATGGTAAATATCTTGGGTTTGGTTTTCTCGGTAGGAAAAAGACGCCACAAAATTTTTATACAGCAAAAGAATCCATTGAGCATTACAAAGACAATCGTGAAGTGCAGGGAATTATTCAGACGTATATGCGAAAATATTCCGACTACAAAATCATTACGGCCAGCTGA
- a CDS encoding LysE family transporter: protein MHTLYELIYKGVFLGVITAFSFGPIFFTIIETSITRGHRLAISIAIGVLLSDILIIGASFLSVGTLMQNEIISNAIGAAGGGLLLIFGLYHLWKPVATPKTVDITRPSHFSHLLFVIKGLVINTLNPFVFIYWLSAVSIVSVDKDYNEAEKIMFFGAAVLCNFFFDLVKTFLANRLKHLMTQRTMNFISKAVGCGIIYFGARLLYKTIIT, encoded by the coding sequence ATGCATACTCTATATGAACTCATTTACAAAGGAGTGTTTTTAGGAGTGATCACTGCATTTTCATTTGGTCCGATCTTCTTTACCATTATTGAAACCAGCATTACCCGCGGACATCGTCTTGCGATCAGCATTGCCATTGGAGTGTTGCTAAGTGATATCCTCATCATTGGCGCATCATTTTTAAGTGTCGGAACATTGATGCAGAATGAAATTATCTCCAATGCGATCGGAGCCGCCGGCGGAGGATTGCTGCTCATTTTCGGGCTCTATCATTTATGGAAGCCGGTTGCGACACCTAAAACGGTTGACATCACCAGACCGTCACATTTCAGCCACCTGTTGTTTGTTATCAAAGGCTTGGTGATTAACACCCTAAATCCGTTTGTATTTATTTATTGGTTGAGTGCAGTTAGCATTGTATCCGTAGACAAAGACTATAATGAAGCGGAGAAGATCATGTTTTTTGGTGCCGCCGTTTTGTGTAATTTTTTCTTCGACCTGGTAAAAACGTTTCTCGCGAACAGGCTGAAGCACCTGATGACGCAACGTACTATGAATTTTATTTCAAAAGCCGTGGGTTGTGGCATTATATATTTTGGAGCGCGGCTTTTATACAAGACCATTATTACGTGA